Genomic window (Dictyoglomus thermophilum H-6-12):
TATTTTTTCCTGGCGCATCTACTATATAGACTGCAAAATCCTCAGGCAGTTTAAAGAAAGATGCTGCATACTTTACAGTATCTATCGAAGGTTCTACAAAGCTCCCATACTTATTCTTTATTTGAGCATAACTTAACTTATTTTGAACTGCATAGGCAAACTCTACATAACCAATAGCGCCAATAGTATTCTTAACTATTCCAGCTACTCCTTCATTTCCTTTTCCTCCGATACCTACAGGCCAATTCACAGATGTGCCAGCTCCCACCTTTTCCTTCCATTCAGAGCTTACTGCAGACAAAAAATTTGTAAAAATAGCAGTAGTACCACTACCATCAGACCTTCTTGCCACCACAATAGGAATGCTAGGAAGATTAATATCTTTATTTAATGCCTTTATTTTAGGATCATCCCATTTTTTAATCTTTCCAAGATATATATCTGCAATAACCTCCCTCGACAATTTCAATCCCTTCTCTACGTTAGGAAGATTGTATACAATAGCAACACTTCCTGCCACAGTAGGAATCATAATAAGCTTTGACTCTTCTTGTTCTTTTCCAGGAAGAGGAGCATCAGTAGCCCCAAAATCTACAGTACCTGCTTTTGCCTGTTGAATACCAGCACCACTACCTACCGATTGATAATTTATCTTTATCCCTGTCTCTCTCTCAAACTCGTAAAACCATCTTGAATATAGAGGATAAGGAAAAGTAGCACCAGCACCATTGATGATTACTTGTTGTCCTAAGGATACAGAGGAAAGAAGAAGAATCATAAGCAATAGAATCCATTTTCTCATTTTTTCACCTCCCACTTGTTTTTCATTCTAAATCATAGACCATTAAATTTAAAGGGTATTTAATTTTCAATTAAATCTTTATATAAATAGGTTAAGAGTAAATTAAAATCCTTCTTTTATTTTAAGCAAAAGATATTCTATTCTTTTAGAAATTTCAATATTTAATTCCTTCCAAGGAATAAGATTACTTTCATTTATCTCAAATCTTTTATTAAAAGAAAAAGAAGGCCAAAAAGCAAACTTTTTTAAATAATTTTTTACCAAAATTTTATCCTCTTCTTTTAAAGACTTTTCAAATTCCTTTCGCAGAACCCCACCTCTTCCTGCTAAAAATCTACAGGGGATTATAGTCATTAGATAGGTAACTAAATTACTATTAAAGCAATCCTTCACTGAGGAAAAGGCATGTTTTCCAGGTTGAGCATAGGCTACAGGATGAGAATCAATCAATTGAAATTCTTTAAAAACTAAATATCTTCCATGCCAACTACCTTCAAACTTAATTACTTTATTATCCTTTACATATACCCATAAATGCTCTAAGTCATACATATGCTCAATATCAAAATCCCAAAATATGGCATACTCTATGCATATCTCATCTTTTCCTAAAGAGATCATTCTTTTAAAGGAATAACTTCTTGCGTCCTTCCCAAAAACAGTATAACCAACTTTATAAGGCAAAAAAGGCTCCCTATCATCTAAAAAAAGTAAGGGTGAGTATTTAAGGGCTAATTCTTTTTCATCCATAGATCCAGGAGTCATATTTCCGAGAAAAAGAATGAAAACCAGTAAAATATTAAGAAAGTTTATGTACTTCATGCCTTTTTATGGACAGAAAAACACCTAAAATACACAAAATCCCATATGTTAACATAAGAATCCTATAAGAGTTCATAAAAGAACTCTCCAATGAAAAAACTATTCCAATCATAACCATGCTCAAACTCTGTCCCATAATTCTCATAGTGGCAAGAAAAGAAGAAGCAAAACCATAATATCTTTTATCTATAGAGCTCATAATTATATTAGTATTAGGAGCAGAAAATAAAGCAAAACCAAATCCTAAAAATATCCCATATAGAGGTATCAAAAAAATAGAACTTTCAGTATCAATTCTAGAAAGGAGGAAAAGAGAAGAGGAAATAATAAACATTCCTATGGAGGCCAAAATCTCTGGCCTTCTTCTATCAGAAAGTCTTCCAGCCCAAGCCGAAAAGAAAGCTTGGGTTAAAGGCTGAAAAACAAGAAATAGTCCTGCATCCCTGGGAGAAACTCCTTTTATATTTTGGAGATAAAGACTTAAAAGAAAAGAAACCCCAAAAGTAGAAGCATAATTTATAAGAGCAGTAGCATTAGCAAAGGTAAAAGTTTTATTATTCATAAGTAAGTTCATATCAAGGATTGGATTACTAA
Coding sequences:
- a CDS encoding MFS transporter, yielding MLFRNISFCCWSFFSIFSRNYLLLLFSRIIQGIGSSVIFATSSAILTSLYSEKRGYILGIYTTSVYFGLSFGPVLGGVLTQYVGWKGIFIFTFILSFLSIILGISYRLDEVRNEEKLDLLGGFLFSLFVFLILFGTSQILKFTGIVSVGIGLVTLLGFYFVERRVSNPILDMNLLMNNKTFTFANATALINYASTFGVSFLLSLYLQNIKGVSPRDAGLFLVFQPLTQAFFSAWAGRLSDRRRPEILASIGMFIISSSLFLLSRIDTESSIFLIPLYGIFLGFGFALFSAPNTNIIMSSIDKRYYGFASSFLATMRIMGQSLSMVMIGIVFSLESSFMNSYRILMLTYGILCILGVFLSIKRHEVHKLS
- the pstS gene encoding phosphate ABC transporter substrate-binding protein PstS → MRKWILLLMILLLSSVSLGQQVIINGAGATFPYPLYSRWFYEFERETGIKINYQSVGSGAGIQQAKAGTVDFGATDAPLPGKEQEESKLIMIPTVAGSVAIVYNLPNVEKGLKLSREVIADIYLGKIKKWDDPKIKALNKDINLPSIPIVVARRSDGSGTTAIFTNFLSAVSSEWKEKVGAGTSVNWPVGIGGKGNEGVAGIVKNTIGAIGYVEFAYAVQNKLSYAQIKNKYGSFVEPSIDTVKYAASFFKLPEDFAVYIVDAPGKNSYPIAGYTFLLLKREYQDLEKAKAIVKFIRWAYEKGDKYAEELLYVPLPDNVKKLALKKLDLITYQGKKVVDLLK